In Pseudomonadaceae bacterium SI-3, the sequence AGTTGGGCTGTCCCGAAGGGACCTTCCCTCGATCCGAAATCGCGCCGTCTGGCCGTGCATGTCGAAGATCATCCGCTTGAGTACGCGACGTTCGAAGGAAGCATTCCGAAAGGTCATTACGGCGCGGGAGATGTGATCGTCTGGGATCGCGGTGTCTGGATTCCCGAAGGCGACCCGCAAGAGGGTTATCGCAAGGGGAAACTGAAGTTCAGTCTCGAAGGTGAAAAGCTGAGCGGCACCTGGAATCTGGTTCGCACGCGCATGGACGGGGGAAAGGAACAATGGTTTCTGATCAAGTCCAACGACGACGCTGCCAGGCCAGAGAGCGAATATGACATCGTCGAAGAGCTGCCCGACAGCGTGCTGAGCGATCGGACCCTGATACCCCGCAAGCGTGGTAAAGCCAAACCGGCAGCCGCAGCCAAAGCGGTCAAAACACCCGCGCGTAGACGCAGCCGCAAGGACGCGCCGAACGCGACGTTGACCGGCGCCAAGCAGGCGCCTTTACCGGAGAGCTTCAAGCCTCAACTCGCGACGTTGGTTGAATCAGTCCCTGACGGGGATTGGCGCTACGAAATCAAGTTCGACGGTTACCGCATCATGGCTCGCATCGAGTCGGGCAAGGTGCAGCTTTTCACGCGTAACGGTCACGACTGGACGCAGAAGATGCCACAGCAGGCCGAAGCGCTCGCTGGGCTTGGTTTGGAATCGGCCTGGCTGGACGGCGAAGTGGTGGTACCCGACGACGACGGCACGCCGGATTTCCAAGCGCTGCAGAACGCCTTCGAAGCTGGCCGTAGCGGCAGCATTCTCTATTACCTGTTCGATATGCCCTATCTGAATGGCATGGACTTGCGTGAGGTCCCACTGGAGGAGCGCCGAGCGGCCCTGAGTCAGGTGCTGGATGCTGACGAAAGCGAGTTGTTGCGCTTCTCCGCTGATTTCACCGAACAGCCGGAGAGCATGCTCGAGAGCGCTTGCCAGATGAAGCTGGAAGGGCTGATCGGCAAGCGTGCAGGCAGTACCTACGTGTCCCGGCGCAGCAACAGCTGGGCCAAGATCAAGTGCAAGAACCGTCAGGAATTCGTCATCGTCGGCTACACCGACCCGAAGGGCGCGCGCAGTGGCTTCGGTGCGCTGCTGCTGGGGCTGCACGACGAACAAGGTCAGCTGTTATACGCCGGCAAGGTGGGCACTGGCTTCAACCATGCCACTCTGGAGAGCCTGCATGCCAAGCTCAAACCGCTCGAAGTCGACAAGAGCCCCTTGGCAAAGGCGCCACCAGCTGCCGACGTACGCGGTGCTCATTGGCTCAAGCCTGAGCTGATGTGCGAGGTCGCCTATGCGGAGATGACCCGTCAGGGCGTGGTGCGCCATTCGGTTTTTCATGGCCTGCGCTCGGACAAGCCGGCTAAAGCCATCACCCACGAGCGCCCAGCGAAAGCAGCCAAGGCGTCTAGCCCGGATAAGCCGAAACAACGCAATCCCGCATCAAACACGGCGGGCGGCAAGATCAAGATCTCGAACCCCGAACGCATCATCGACAAGTCTATCGGTGCAACCAAAATGGAGCTGGCGCGCTTTTATGCCGAAGTCGCCCCATGGGCGTTGCCTCACCTGGCACAGCGGCCGCTTGCCCTGGTCCGAGCACCAGAGGGAATTGACGGTGAGCTGT encodes:
- the ligD gene encoding DNA ligase D produces the protein MALDEYNRKRDFAATPEPDGENGTRKRPKARALQYCIQKHDATRLHYDFRLELDGTLKSWAVPKGPSLDPKSRRLAVHVEDHPLEYATFEGSIPKGHYGAGDVIVWDRGVWIPEGDPQEGYRKGKLKFSLEGEKLSGTWNLVRTRMDGGKEQWFLIKSNDDAARPESEYDIVEELPDSVLSDRTLIPRKRGKAKPAAAAKAVKTPARRRSRKDAPNATLTGAKQAPLPESFKPQLATLVESVPDGDWRYEIKFDGYRIMARIESGKVQLFTRNGHDWTQKMPQQAEALAGLGLESAWLDGEVVVPDDDGTPDFQALQNAFEAGRSGSILYYLFDMPYLNGMDLREVPLEERRAALSQVLDADESELLRFSADFTEQPESMLESACQMKLEGLIGKRAGSTYVSRRSNSWAKIKCKNRQEFVIVGYTDPKGARSGFGALLLGLHDEQGQLLYAGKVGTGFNHATLESLHAKLKPLEVDKSPLAKAPPAADVRGAHWLKPELMCEVAYAEMTRQGVVRHSVFHGLRSDKPAKAITHERPAKAAKASSPDKPKQRNPASNTAGGKIKISNPERIIDKSIGATKMELARFYAEVAPWALPHLAQRPLALVRAPEGIDGELFFQKHTEKLSIPHITQLDTALFPNHAALMTIDTAEALISAAQMGTIEVHTWNAVAPVLDHPDRFVLDLDPDPALPWKRMVEATQLTQTLLDELGLQSYLKTSGGKGLHVMVPLEPVHSWTEVKAFSQAIAQYMAKLMPQHFSAVSGPKNRIGKIFIDYLRNSKGASTVAAYSVRAREGLAVSVPIHRDELADLKGANIWTIRNLMPRLEEQGEDPWTGIDETGQQITAEMRERLGMK